The Patescibacteria group bacterium genome window below encodes:
- the hisS gene encoding histidine--tRNA ligase has protein sequence MSKNINRPAKNKNVVVAKKKNDPPSRLKGFRDLIGEDKRYWRLVVDKATQLSKVYDYERLELPQIESLSLFEKLHGKNSEAITKELYSFTDNGNEKVALRHHFKAPLARALMEHLIGDEPVMIKTCLIGPLYRYVKTQSGFYREHRQWNMDVAGVSGPVIDAQLILIAWNFFRELQIDITVEINNLGDEECREAYKEALVEHYKDRAKKVKLPIELKKRLTKDPFSILTDTDERLSEFNEDAPQIVDYLSQEDKENFFLTLEHLDSLNISYNLNPTLFGSFNFYCGTVFEFVTPEEEGRKQQVLGTGGRYSDLYSCLFDKEVPAAGFSVGLDRTVNRLKSLNLPFQSEAPPDVYFAQIGQQARHKAMVMFEELRKSGFSVSQGFLHNGLKGQLEEAEKMQVRFTIILGQKEMMDGTIILRDMESGAQEVVDAKKLIGELEKRMKQ, from the coding sequence ATGTCAAAAAATATTAATCGCCCAGCCAAAAACAAGAACGTTGTGGTGGCGAAAAAGAAAAACGATCCTCCCTCTCGCCTTAAAGGTTTTCGTGATCTTATTGGAGAAGATAAGCGTTATTGGCGATTGGTTGTTGATAAGGCGACACAGTTATCTAAAGTTTATGATTACGAAAGACTGGAGTTACCCCAAATTGAGTCTTTGTCTTTGTTTGAAAAACTTCATGGTAAAAACTCTGAGGCAATAACCAAAGAGCTTTACAGCTTTACCGATAATGGCAATGAAAAAGTGGCCTTGCGTCATCATTTTAAAGCCCCTCTAGCTAGAGCTTTAATGGAGCACCTTATTGGTGATGAACCGGTAATGATTAAGACTTGTTTGATTGGCCCTCTTTATCGTTACGTTAAGACTCAGTCTGGTTTTTATCGTGAACATCGTCAGTGGAATATGGATGTGGCTGGTGTTAGTGGTCCGGTGATTGATGCTCAACTTATTCTTATTGCTTGGAATTTTTTTAGAGAATTGCAAATAGATATTACGGTAGAAATTAATAATTTAGGTGATGAGGAGTGCCGTGAGGCTTACAAAGAAGCCTTGGTTGAACATTACAAGGACAGGGCCAAGAAGGTTAAATTGCCGATTGAGCTTAAGAAACGGTTAACTAAAGATCCTTTTTCTATCTTAACGGATACGGATGAGCGCTTATCTGAATTTAATGAAGACGCTCCCCAGATTGTTGACTATCTTTCCCAAGAAGATAAAGAAAATTTCTTTTTAACTCTTGAACATCTTGATTCTCTAAATATCTCCTATAATCTTAACCCGACACTTTTCGGCTCCTTTAATTTTTACTGTGGTACGGTTTTTGAATTTGTTACACCAGAAGAAGAGGGACGCAAACAGCAAGTTTTGGGTACTGGTGGAAGATATTCTGATTTGTATTCTTGTTTATTTGATAAAGAAGTGCCGGCTGCTGGTTTTTCGGTGGGCTTAGATAGAACCGTTAATCGTTTAAAAAGTCTTAATCTGCCTTTTCAGAGCGAAGCTCCACCTGATGTTTATTTTGCACAAATCGGGCAACAGGCTAGACACAAAGCTATGGTAATGTTTGAAGAATTGCGAAAATCAGGTTTTAGTGTTAGCCAAGGATTTTTACATAATGGTCTTAAGGGACAACTTGAGGAAGCTGAAAAAATGCAGGTTCGTTTTACGATTATTTTAGGACAAAAAGAAATGATGGATGGAACAATAATCTTAAGAGATATGGAATCAGGAGCCCAAGAGGTGGTTGATGCCAAGAAACTTATAGGTGAACTTGAAAAGAGAATGAAACAATAA